TTACGAAATGATAATCGATGAATTGGATGGCCTGATTCCAGATGGATAAGCTAAAGAGAAGGAAACTTTCTCCTTAGAATTTTCTATTACTGGAGTAATGACTAATGAGGTATCAagaattccaaaaaaaaaaaaaagattttttcaCAAATGTTGTTGATCGTGATACTACAATTTACAGTTCcagcaaataaagaaaaaaaaaaaaaagtgccgTGCCCAAAGATTTATTCTGAAAATTTTAATTAAGGCCGATCTTTCTCCAGTAGTGAATTTCAAGGCCAATCCCTTTTACGTCTCTGCTGGATTCCAATTAGGACTCAGATTCACAGCATCTCTGAGCAGCCACATTTTCGGGCTTACAAGCCGGGTAACCCCATAATTTAGCATGTTCAAGAAGCAATCGATGCCACTGCCGCTGATCAACTGTACTGGATTCCATCTCCTGAGGACAGAAATGGTGCCTCCTTCCATAAGCAGTTAATACTTTGGCCAAGTTAGTTCACCAATTTTGAATCAGTATGAGCCATGAAAAATATACCCGAAACATAAAAGATGAACAGGAGATCTAAACGAAGGCAGCCAACTATTTAGTTCTGCATGTCATACAATGCACAACACATGACTTGGATTCTTTCAACAAGGATGTAACAAAGTGAGGATACACAAAACCCAACACGGAAGGTGAACCATACAAATGTACACGTATGTAGCACTGTTCCATTCCCAAAGTGCCTCCATCCATGTCCAAAATTCACCGATGCTTATGCTGTCAAAACCCTTGAGTGCACCTTTTAAGACTACAAATGCAACTGGTGGAAACCCAAGAAAGGTCAAAACTAGATTACAAGCAACTTGCATAGAGGTTCTCAAGGTCCAACCTTTAAGCTTCATTGGTACTGTCATCAAACACATGGGAACCAGCAGTAGGGCTCCAATTTCCGCTGTTGCAAAGTTGATCACTGACATTAGACAAAGCCCTGTAAAGGCAGCTGCAATTGTCACCGATTTTAAATAAGCCCATTGTGTCCTCTGAGATTGAGTATTGTTACCATGTGAAAATATTGAACCTAAATTCAACCATAAGAGCAAAAGGCTGATAATCAAAAGCACAATCCAGATCAAAAGTCTGGTCATCGGGGAGGAATTAGGTATGTGGCAGTAAAAGTAAGGAAGTAAAGTCATAAAGGCACCCCAAAACTGAACGATCAACACAGTTCTTGCTGCATGAAGCCATTTCCACGACCTAAACTTGAGAGCAGGTTTACTAAAGGGGCCTGAAGTGGATTGCTCATTCATAGAACCCAATTTACTGGCATCAGAAAAGAGTGAAGCTGCAACCATGGGAAGGGGAGCAACGAGCAATGCAAAAGCAATCATGTAAACTCCAACAGAAACGAATCTATTCGGAGACGTTAAGAGATATAGAAAGAAGGACTGGTGAAACTTCTCAAGCAGGTTATTTACAGATCGTACAACTCCTTCTACCAACCTGCACAAAAGTGATAAAGTTTTGGTTCAAAGGAGAAAAGACCATCTAAATTGAATAGGAATCCATAGAAAACTTGAGAGAACAAGTTTTAGTTCACGATAAAATTGAATAGTTCACGATATTAAATTCTCCTTGAAAGAACATGTAAATGTctagtggatgaaaatatagaAGTTTTAGTGGCCAATCTAAAAAGACTAAAACAACAAGAAGTCACGGTGACctcatgttaaaaaaaaatgcacacaTGCATACACCGGACGGAAGCCAAACTACTTATTCAGAAACATATTTCCAACCATATAGGTGTTTGCAGACAATTCCTGAAACTGCAGGTTATTTACTTGCTATCTGTTTAAGATAATCCATAGGAATCGGAAAATTTCAACTTGTTAAATCAAACTAAAGCCAACCTGCCTCCTCGCATAAGGAACTCAGTTTGTCGGTTTCTATAACCTGGTGAAAGCTGGCGTGAGAACTCCATAGTTATTGCATCTACTTGATAGTCACGAAAAGCCCCATGTGGACCTGTTGGAACACCCAATGCCTGAAAAAAGACATAGTTCCCAAATCTTCAGCAAAAGTCTTTCATACTTGATTAGTTCAGTAAATAAATTAGAGAGAAAGTAGGTTTCAGTACCTGATTATACAGGGAGCTGGCAAGTGTAGCAGAACCCTCAACATATTCAGCAATTGATATACCAAAGCTCCATTGAGGGTTCAGACTTCTAGCAAGTTTTCCCAGAGACTCAAATAGTCCACCCAGACCCCTTAGCCACCAAGAGTGAAGAAATGACTGTATTTTCTCCACCTTCACCCTTAAATTCTGCCCATGTACTGCTAGATAGTTCACGATATTGACCAAATCCAGATTTGGCATCTGACCATTGGACGCTTCAGCATAAATGCTAAGAGCATCCTTCTCAAACTCT
This portion of the Coffea eugenioides isolate CCC68of chromosome 11, Ceug_1.0, whole genome shotgun sequence genome encodes:
- the LOC113753592 gene encoding glycosylphosphatidylinositol anchor attachment 1 protein, producing MAEKEPVKSKPRPIIRLGLFLMSHSLLVSVVCCTAGILALLLLPVLAKNTYISENALMPGSASPMLSSDDVSEASRFVDKILSLDSSSASLGIEIPRLIKQHITALGGEVNYHEFRSQLNTFRPLQFFASPDPGIIQENSSCMSYGLNTVGIIRAPRGDGKEAIVIVTPYNSRKVTAGEALSLGIGYSVFSLLTRVTWLAKDIIWLASDSQYGEYAGVAAWLREYHTPFFGGLGKLHSEICCEPSGFSEFETDAILETGISDTFRHAGTMAAALVIKVADSSSEFEKDALSIYAEASNGQMPNLDLVNIVNYLAVHGQNLRVKVEKIQSFLHSWWLRGLGGLFESLGKLARSLNPQWSFGISIAEYVEGSATLASSLYNQALGVPTGPHGAFRDYQVDAITMEFSRQLSPGYRNRQTEFLMRGGRLVEGVVRSVNNLLEKFHQSFFLYLLTSPNRFVSVGVYMIAFALLVAPLPMVAASLFSDASKLGSMNEQSTSGPFSKPALKFRSWKWLHAARTVLIVQFWGAFMTLLPYFYCHIPNSSPMTRLLIWIVLLIISLLLLWLNLGSIFSHGNNTQSQRTQWAYLKSVTIAAAFTGLCLMSVINFATAEIGALLLVPMCLMTVPMKLKGWTLRTSMQVACNLVLTFLGFPPVAFVVLKGALKGFDSISIGEFWTWMEALWEWNSATYVYICMVHLPCWVLCILTLLHPC